TGGACGAACTGGTCGTATATGCCCAGAATGTAGAGTTGCAGGACAGCCTGCTTACGCTTTCTTCCATGAGTGAAGACAAACGTCTTGCCGTTATCGACAAAATTATAGCCGACCTTATCAAAAAAGAGAAAGAAGAAGCTGAAGAACAAAAACGGCAGGAATATCTGGCCGCCAACCAAGGAAATAATTTGCCGGCAATGACAGGAGGAGCAAAACAACCTACTGCGACTAACATTAATATGTCGGGAGACAACTCCTGGTATTTTTACAATCCGGCCCTGGTATCTTCCGGTAAAACCGATTTCCAGCGTAAATGGGGAAGCCGCAAACTGGAAGATGACTGGAGAAGACGTAACAAGTCGGGATTCTCCATGAGCGATTTTGCGGAAAAAACCGACGAAGAGAAATATGGTGACGAACAAGAAAATAACGACGATACCGGGAACAAACCGGAAGAAGCACCTCTGGATTCGGCTGCAATGGCCGCAGCTAATGACCCCAAAAAAAGAGAATTTTACCTGAAACAAATTCCCTTCACCCCCGACGAAATAAAGACGGCCAATGAAATCATAGCCGAGGGATTATACAATATGGGACTTATCCTGAACAATAAACTGGAAGACTTCGAAGCATCCATAGAATCATTCAATACGCTGGATAAAAGATATCCAGAAAATCCGTATAAACTGGATATGTATTACAATATGTATCTCATGTACATGCGCATGAACAACAAACCTATGGCAGAAGTATATCGTGCAAAAATACGGGAACTTTTCCCAAAAAGCGACTATGCCGTGGCTATGGCCGATCCGCGCTATCTGGACAATCTGCGCAGAATGGATATGGTACAGGATTCCATATATGAAGATACCTATAAAAATTATCTGGAGAATAATAACAGCCGGGTACATGCCAACTACGATTACATGAACCGGAAATACCCGTTATCCAAACTTATGCCCAAATTCATATTTCTAAACTCGCTTTCCTACATCAGTGAAAAAAGATATGATGATTTTAAGGCCGGGCTTAAAACACTACTGGAAAAATATCCCAATGCCGATGTATCACCGCTGGCGACAGATATGCTCAAAGGTCTCGCGCAAGGACGAAAAATCGCAGAAGGAAACGGTAATCTGAGAGGAATGATATGGAAGATACAACTGGGAGACAGTACGGCACTGGCAAACGATACAACTGCCGCCCCGTTCGTAATCGACAACAATTCGCCTCATCTCTTTGTTCTCGTATTTGCTACCGACAGTGTATCGGCCAACCAGTTGCTCTTTAATGTCGCTCGGCATAATTTTACAAATTTCATGGTCAAAGATTTCGACCTGGAAATTATGAATTTCAATGCGATAAGTATGCTGGTAGTAAAAGGGTTCAACAATCTTGAGGAGTTGAAACAATACCGCCGTATCCTGGAAGAGAACAAACAATTTACCTTACCCGAAGAAGTAAGACCGGTCATGATAAGCACGGATAATTTTAAATTGCTGTTGCAGGGACGTAGCTTCGAGGATTATTTTATGTTTTTGGAAAATAACCAATAGCTTATGAAAAAAGAACTTATACTCTGGGCCGATGATGAAATAGACTTACTAAAACCGCACATTTTGTTTCTCAAACAAAAAGGATATGAAGTCGTAACCGTCTCTAACGGGCGGGATGCTCTTGAAAAAGCAGAAAACGAACATTACGATCTTATTATTCTGGACGAAAACATGCCTGGATTAAGCGGCTTGGAAACGTTATCCCGCATAAAAATAAGCTCTCCCGATGTCCCCGTAATCATGATCACGAAAAGCGAAGAAGAAAATATCATGAACCAAGCCATCGGAAATAAAATAGCGGACTATCTTATTAAACCGGTAAATCCCAACCAGATACTCCTGTCCATAAAAAAAAATCTATACCAAAAAGAAATTATCACAGAGAACGCTAACGCCAATTACCAGCAGGAATTTAATCAAATAAGTTCCCAGATCAACGACTCTTATTCTTGGGAAGACTGGTATGAAGTTTATAAAAAACTTATATTCTGGGAGCTGGAACTTTCGCAAACCGACAGTAGCATGGACGAATTGTTGAAAATGCAAAAGATAGAAGCGAACTCGGCATTTGTCAAATTCATTAAAAAGAATTACGAAAAATGGTTAACCAGCGATAACCATCCGCTGATGAGCCCCGAACTTTTCAAAACAAAAGTATTTCCGTTACTCGATAATGGAGAAAAAGTTTTCTTTATCCTTATCGATAATTTCCGGCTGGATCAGTGGCGCATGATAAAACCTCTCCTCAGCGATTATTTTACATTTGAAGAAGAATTGTATTTCAGCATATTACCTACAGCTACACAATATGCCCGCAACTCTATTTTTTCGGGCCTGATGCCCGATAAAATAGCCTCTATGTTTCCCGATCTCTGGGTAGACGAAGACGAGGAAGAGGGAAAGAACCTGAATGAGGCTCCGTTGATACAAACGCAGCTCGACCGCTTCCGGAAAAAATATAGCTTTTCGTATAACAAAATAAACGAATCTTCTTTCGGGGAAAAGATCATACAGAATTTCGCACAAATAGAAAACAACCAACTCAACATATGCGTGCTCAATTTTATAGACATGCTTTCCCATGCCCGCACAGAATCTAAAATGATACGTGAACTGGCATCTACCGGAGCTGCTTACCGTTCCCTTACGGAATCCTGGTTCAAACACTCTTCTGCTCTCGATCTGTTTAAGAAAATCGCAGAAAAAGATTTCAAGATTATCCTGACGACCGACCACGGAACTATACACGTAGACAATCCGATAAAAGTAATAGGCGATAAAAATACCAATACGAACCTGAGATACAAAGTGGGAAAAAACCTGAGCTATAATCCCAAACAAGTATACGAGATAAAAAATCCCGAACGTTATGGATTGCCTTCTCCTAATATAAGCTCTACCTACATTTTTGCAACAAACAGAGATTTCTTCGCCTATCCCAATAATTACAACTATTACGTAAGCTATTACAAAGATACATTCCAGCATGGAGGAATTTCCATGGAAGAAATGATGATCCCCCTTGTTACGCTAACAAAAAAATAAACATTAACGCACATGACAACTATTTACATCGACAGTTTAGACACCATACACGAAGCAGCACGGGAATTCATTTCCCAAATGGGCGATGCTACAGTTTTCGCATTTTACGGTAAAATGGGGGCCGGTAAAACGACATTCATTAAAGCTATCTGTGAAGAATTAGGAGTAGAAGATGTTATTAACAGCCCTACATTTTCTATCATCAACGAATACCGTTCCGGTACGGGAGAACTCATATACCATTTCGACTGTTACCGTATCAACAAAATTGAAGAGGCTTACGATATGGGAAGCGAAGATTATTTTTACAGCGGAGCTCTCTGTTTTATAGAATGGCCCGAAAAAATAGATGAAATACTTCCCTATGATTGTATAAATGTCATTATCGAAGAGGAAGAAGACGGAAAACGGAGAATAACACTGAACCCCCGAAACTGACAATAAAAAGAGAGTGGAACAGACAGGTATTTATATTGTAGTAGGCATATTTTTATTTGCGGGGGGAATGGCTATTGCCGCATCTATAGCAAACTGGGACTGGTTTTTCAATAGTAAAAATTGCCGTATGCTTACCGGAACTTTAAAACGAAATGCTTCCAGACTTCTTTATGGGCTTCTGGGAATTCTTACCTGGACTATGGCCGGCATTATACTGCACGATATGCTGCTGAAATAAAACTTAGTGATGGCGGGATTTCAGAACAGGTTTTTCTATCCGGTTCCAGGAAAACAAAGAAAGCCCGATGGTAAGAATTAAAATAACTGCGAGAGCCAGCCAGTAATTGTACCGAACAAGCCCCAGAGAAACTACGAGCTGAATGATGGGAAAGTGGAAAAGATAAATATCATAAGCGATATTATCATATTTTCTCATCCACACGAACCAACGGCAATTATAAGCAAAACCCAAAATCACACAAGCCAGGCAAGCGGGTTGTATATATGTATAAACCGGATTATATCCTCCCGTAATTACCAATAAAAGAGCAGCCGGAAATATGTAACGTATATACTGCTGAAAATAATCGAAATAGAACAGCACAAACACTCCGGAGTAAAAAAACAAAAACTGCCCGAATACCTGACGCTGAAATATCATATAGATCTCGTTATGACTGTTATTATACATGTAACCCAATACGATACGGTAAACCAAGGATAAAACATAAATGCCTATAAGAACAGCCAGTTTGTTATACCTTTTAAAAAACCAGTATACGAGAGGAACGCTGGCATACAGCATGAGTTCTACTTTCATCGTCCACAAAGAACCATTTACTACCTTAACATGATTCCCTGTAAACACTCCGGGTAAGTCGGGTGCCAGGAAATTAAGGAAACAGCAATTAGCCGCCAGATATTTATATAGCTGGGAAGAGGTAAAATATTCCTTAAAGCTATAGTCGCTGACAAAGACACCCGCAAACGCACATAACACCACAATAAACATATAAGGAGGAAAAATACGCTTCACCCGTCTTGCTATATACGCTTTAAGATCCGGCTGACGCAAAAAACTATAAAAAACGAGGAAACCACTCAGTATAAAAAAGCCCCCTACCGCCGTATAACTGGAAGTGAAGTTTATTTTGGGAGTCTGGCTAAGTTCCGAGAAATGAGCCAATACCACAGCCAAAGACAGATAATACCGGATGATGTCAAAGTTATTATCCTCCTTTAACAAAGGCGGCACTTTATCGCTTAATACGCGGGCATCCATATAGGCTATTTCGGTTTAATATTTATTTGTCGGACAAAGATAATCAAAATCTTTTCGCCTCAAATATACTCCAACCATAATCGGTAATTTATATCTGCTGGGAAAAAGCCATCAAAAATCTGTAATTTGTATACAATTTTCCGTAATTCGTTTAATTATCATCTATACTCTTATCTTTACCTTTACATTCAAAAAAGACAAAAAATAAAACTCATAGTGAAGAAAACCCCAGCAATCATCATTCCGGCTTCTTCAAACTGGTAGGTGACCAACTCTCGCGACAGACGGGTTACATGGCTGTAGAAACAAAACTTTACCAACTAATAACACAAAAGAGATGAACACATTAAAAAAGATAAGAACAGTTTCAGCCTTTTTCTTTATAACGATTATTACCTTACTGGAAAATATAAAGTCTATTGACCCACTATTACAAAAGTCCTCTGACCCATCAAAAAAACAATATAAATTACCCTTTAGTCATATCTCTGTAGTCATCTAACAGTTGATGATAATAAACCTCTTGTTCTTCCATTTTATACATATTTTTAGCCCATGCTGCAACTGTAGGATTCATGTGCGAAAAAAGAGGCTTAAACATATTTTGCCTATTCATATAATACCCTTTCATACTTCCAATACCTATATAACTATATGTGCCGAAATTGGAGCTAAAAGATTGTAGTACTCTTTCGTTATCACCATAATTATCTGCTAGCCAGACAAAGAAATCACTAAGCTCCATTTGGCTCCCACTTTCCTTAAAATTGCATACAGGACACATCTCAGCAAAACGCTCCGGTAATGTATTAGGATAGATTCTACATGCTTCTTTAAGTTTGTGATTATCGCATTGGAATAAAGGACCTGCTCCATATCCAAAACCAGAACCTATTTCATATCTTATATTAAAGTAAAACAAGTTTTGTTCTAATGGAGATGCTAATGCCTTAATTATATCATCAATAATAGCATGTTGATATTTAGGAAGTAGGGTAAAATATATATCTTTAAATGGATTATTAGGCTTATATATTTTTAAGTAATTAATAACCAAACTGTTTACTTGTCTTGCAAAATCAGGTCTATCAAATGTCTTTAAGATATTATCCATCTTATCCACCACTTCTTTAGCCAAATAAAATTTATCACCCTCAAAATCAAATTCCAAGAGGCGTTTTTCAATCGTTGGAAGATAAGATATCTGTTCCTGGTTCATAGACCACAAATGCTGGAATAGGTGCGGATAAGCTACTTCTGTTTTGTCAACATCAGCATTATTGAATAGCAAATCACTAACCTTGAATATATTATCAATATTATAACATGGAACAAATCGCAGATAATCATTTATGTAGGTTGATGGGAATTTTCCGTCATGTATCATTGCAAAAATCTTATTCAACTGACTGTAATTCTCATCTTCCACCATACCTAACATGCAACAAGCCATAGCATAATAACCATTATGTAGAAGTTTTTCCGCAATTGAGTTTAAATAGGATTTATTTGGGTCATGGCTCATGTAGCTCTCAATAAAACAGCTTCTATAATCTTTATTTTTTGATATTATATGTTGCATGAATGCTTCATATACTTCATCTCTACAACTAGTTTGATCCATGACTTCCACGGCTGTAAAAATCATCCAAATGCTTTGAAAATGTTCATGGTCTGCAATTTCTTCAAATTCTTTGCTATTGTATATTTTATTATTGATAAATTCTTCTCCATATGGACGCATCTCAGATTTATAAACTTCAAAAATTTGATTACTTCCAAATTCTCTTCGGTCTATATTTTCCATTGCTGCTAAAACTCTTTTAATAAATATTTTAGGCACAAACACTTCATCAATTAGCAAATTAATATGTTGTTTATTCCTTTCATATATTATAGGATTATGCTTCTTTATCCAATTTAAGGAGCGTCTCATTTCATCCCAATCATTATTGTATTTGGGAGCAAAATGATTAATTAATTCGAACAGTATATTTTCACACCCGCTATTTGCAAAATCATAGACATAGTCTGGTATTAGTTTGTATATGGTTCTTAACGAAACCGCATCATCACTTACTTTTATAAGCAGGTCTTTGCAGAAACTCCAATACTGCCTAAGTTCTGATATGCTAACCGATGCGTCTGATTTTATGTTATGTTTCCTTTCTGTCTGCGTAAACATATGATAATTAGAACGAGTACTAAAAGCACTACCGATAGCTTTCACTAATAAGGGGTAATACTCTGGTCCTTTATCAAATAAAAATTGCATAACAGTTCTTTTTTTGCCCAAATCAGCTTGTGTTCCGGAAAGTACCACATGAAATTTTTCTAAGAATACACCGCTTGCATTATTTGATATTTGTTCATTTTCTGCAATTGATAGCATTCCTAAAAGCTTGCCCGCTTCCTCGAAAGCATCCTAAACAACACATGCCTCCTCTAATGCCCATACAATATACCTACGAATATCTCCATTTATTTTTTCTTTTAAATAACCAGTAGTTTTATTCTCTAACAAAGAAAAAAGATTATGAGCGACAGCTACATGACTCACAGTAGACATAGAGAAAATAAGTTGTGAGCCTGTTTTAGTAAGTACTATTTTCTCATCATGAAAAGGGATTCTATTCAGTTCATCAAAAAGCTGTTTAGCTTCACTGGAAGTAAGTGATATAAACCTGTTCTTCATTTGATTGGCAAGTCGTTCACCCAATTGACCAGCGGATTCAAGTTCTGCTATTATTTTTCTCCATGATTCTGGAGGTATCTTTTGGAGCCATTCTTCTGCCAACCACTCTGCAAGAGGTCGTGAACGCACATTTACACAATTTGCCCTCATGTCTAATAGACGACGTTGATTAAATTCGTGAATAGTACAAGAAAAACAATCTTCTACTGATGATTTTTCAAGGTGAATATGATTAATTTCAGGATGACTAATCACAAAATCATATTCATCTTTTTTGTTCTCCACAATTCCTAATGGATTAAATAAGGCAATCGCATTAAGAACAGCACGTTTTGACTCCTCTAATTGCCCATTGGGACTTAACAAATAATCTAGCCATAACTGTTTCTCTGGGAGCAATTGGACTTTTCCTATATGCTTATAGGCCTTTATCAGTTCAATGGCCATTAAAGAAATGCCATCACTGTATTCTCTAATTCTATTTTTACATCTATATCAATAATTCTCTCTCTTTCTATTATGGTATCTACTACTTCTTTATTGTCGGCTGCGTCAAGGAAGAACACATTAGTTTCCCTTTCTTCATTTTTAGTAAGGACATTATAGATAGTGATTAGTCTAAATGGTTTTTGAAATTCACTAATAAGTCTAGCAACATAGTAATATTTATCAATGGGACAGTCGTCTATTATAATCACTCCTTCTTCAAAATTGGTCAATATGTAGATTATACCAGTATCAATGTTTTCTGGGGTTCTACTATAGAACACATTTGACATTGTCCTAAAGGCCTCACCGACAATTCTTGTTTTACCAATACCTGAAATAGATAATAATCTAAGATTTTTGATTTCTGGATTTCTAAGGAGCTCAATACACTTCTCATTCCTTTGAGATGGCATAAACTCTCCACTCGTAAAAGTTTCTTTGTCTTTTTCAATAGCCTTATCTATAGGATAAAAAGGGAATATATTTTCAAGAAATTTCTGTTGTTGTTCGAGTTGTTCTTTTAATTCATTCGCTTTCGCTCTATCTATAGCTTCTTGACTATTGTACTTAAAATACCAGATGCCATCATTTCCGAAGTTCTTATCTAAAAGAAACTCCATACCTTGTTTTTGATAGTACTTTCTAATGTAAAATTCTGAATTAGAAATTAAATCAATTACTTGAAACGAGTTTTTATACTCTTCATCTACTTTATGAATATTGTTATATAAAGTTCCTGCAGATGCGATATTCATACAAAAATCTCCTGACGGAGATGCAGTAAAACCATCATCTAAAGAGTGAGTATGGCCAGATAAATTTAAATCATAACAATGGATTATAGAATTTTTCGTGTACTTACTCTCTGCTTCGGTCAATAGGTCATATCCGATGTGCGACGCAACAATCTTTATATCACACTTAGAAAGGAACAATTGTGAATTTGTAATCTGATCAGCTCCAAGAAACAATTCTTTGTCATCATCAAGACCACAAAGCCAAACAGAATTAAGACTTGTAATGCCTATCTTGTATCCTTTAATTTCAAATTTAAAGTTGGATTCAAAATCTCCATATTGATAATTTCCCTTCAGATTGTCAGTATAATATGAATCTTCAAAATTCTTAAAAGCCTTTGTTCTTGCTTTTACAATATTTTGGTCTTTAAGAGAATTTTTTATATTAATAATTTTTTCATAATCATCGTGAGGATTAATTTCAAGAAATCCCCTTTTCATGTATTGTTTATCGATTCCATTTTCTGTATCATGATTGCCCGGAATGAAAATAAATCGTTCTTTGGGAAGTTTAAGATTCTCAAGAATAGGAGAAATTACTACTTCTTCAAACTTTTTTAAAGCTGTATTAATATCACCAAAGCTAGCTCCACCTTTATCAATTAGATCTCCGGTAAAAATAACGAGATCTATATTACCTTCCTTCTGTATTTCAGCCATACTTTAGTTGAGATACATCAATAAGGTATCCATAGTTGGATTATCTTTTACTAGATGCAAGTCAGAGAAATGTAAGATACGTAAACTCATATGCTAGTTTCATTTAGGAATATAAATACTTTAAATGTTCTTTTATTCATGTTTCTTATAATTCTCTACCTGCTCCAATACTTTCTGGAACACTTCTTCGTCCCATTGAGGAGGATAACCCTCTTTATAGAGAAGATAGGTAAGTTGACTGGCGAGTTTACTTTTGAGATTGTCATTGTTTAGCCAATCGGCATAGATGGCTGTATCATCTATCAGGGTTTTGATTTTCTTAGCCAATTCTATACAGCGATCATCCGCATACTCAAAGTTATGCTTGTCACGAACTTCTACAAGGACATCAAAAAATGCTTTCTCTTCGAAAGTGATACCCAAAACCTTGAATTTCTCGCTGTCTGCTTTTAGCTCTTTCAGAATGTTAATTAACTTG
This portion of the Barnesiella propionica genome encodes:
- the porW gene encoding type IX secretion system periplasmic lipoprotein PorW/SprE; protein product: MCLLCSFSCSTKKNTKATRFYHAFTTRYNVYFNGIENYKEQLKSMEESYEDDFTSLLYMHPAQAYADPKSPQPTGSFDRTIEKCQKAIQLHSIKKKPKRNQGKMNDPEYREYIKRDEYNPFIHNAWLLMGKAQFNKGDFLSAAATFLYISRHFTWKPELVAEARIWQARCYIAEGWLYEAEDILTKLNNDGLPPSQSDWFSTVNADYLIRKGNYKQAIPYLKTAIKHAPSKRQKIRMTFLLAQLYEKSDDKAMAYQTYNKVKKMSPPYRTEFNARIKQSEVYTGQNIAKEVKSLKRMVGKDRNKDYLDQIYYAIGNLYISRKDTANAIPNYILAAQKSTRNGIEKAISQVTLGNIYFAKRDYVKAQPCYAEAIPSLKETYPDYDLLKRRSEVLDELVVYAQNVELQDSLLTLSSMSEDKRLAVIDKIIADLIKKEKEEAEEQKRQEYLAANQGNNLPAMTGGAKQPTATNINMSGDNSWYFYNPALVSSGKTDFQRKWGSRKLEDDWRRRNKSGFSMSDFAEKTDEEKYGDEQENNDDTGNKPEEAPLDSAAMAAANDPKKREFYLKQIPFTPDEIKTANEIIAEGLYNMGLILNNKLEDFEASIESFNTLDKRYPENPYKLDMYYNMYLMYMRMNNKPMAEVYRAKIRELFPKSDYAVAMADPRYLDNLRRMDMVQDSIYEDTYKNYLENNNSRVHANYDYMNRKYPLSKLMPKFIFLNSLSYISEKRYDDFKAGLKTLLEKYPNADVSPLATDMLKGLAQGRKIAEGNGNLRGMIWKIQLGDSTALANDTTAAPFVIDNNSPHLFVLVFATDSVSANQLLFNVARHNFTNFMVKDFDLEIMNFNAISMLVVKGFNNLEELKQYRRILEENKQFTLPEEVRPVMISTDNFKLLLQGRSFEDYFMFLENNQ
- the tsaE gene encoding tRNA (adenosine(37)-N6)-threonylcarbamoyltransferase complex ATPase subunit type 1 TsaE, with translation MTTIYIDSLDTIHEAAREFISQMGDATVFAFYGKMGAGKTTFIKAICEELGVEDVINSPTFSIINEYRSGTGELIYHFDCYRINKIEEAYDMGSEDYFYSGALCFIEWPEKIDEILPYDCINVIIEEEEDGKRRITLNPRN
- a CDS encoding metallophosphoesterase codes for the protein MAEIQKEGNIDLVIFTGDLIDKGGASFGDINTALKKFEEVVISPILENLKLPKERFIFIPGNHDTENGIDKQYMKRGFLEINPHDDYEKIINIKNSLKDQNIVKARTKAFKNFEDSYYTDNLKGNYQYGDFESNFKFEIKGYKIGITSLNSVWLCGLDDDKELFLGADQITNSQLFLSKCDIKIVASHIGYDLLTEAESKYTKNSIIHCYDLNLSGHTHSLDDGFTASPSGDFCMNIASAGTLYNNIHKVDEEYKNSFQVIDLISNSEFYIRKYYQKQGMEFLLDKNFGNDGIWYFKYNSQEAIDRAKANELKEQLEQQQKFLENIFPFYPIDKAIEKDKETFTSGEFMPSQRNEKCIELLRNPEIKNLRLLSISGIGKTRIVGEAFRTMSNVFYSRTPENIDTGIIYILTNFEEGVIIIDDCPIDKYYYVARLISEFQKPFRLITIYNVLTKNEERETNVFFLDAADNKEVVDTIIERERIIDIDVKIELENTVMAFL
- the porX gene encoding T9SS response regulator signal transducer PorX, with the translated sequence MKKELILWADDEIDLLKPHILFLKQKGYEVVTVSNGRDALEKAENEHYDLIILDENMPGLSGLETLSRIKISSPDVPVIMITKSEEENIMNQAIGNKIADYLIKPVNPNQILLSIKKNLYQKEIITENANANYQQEFNQISSQINDSYSWEDWYEVYKKLIFWELELSQTDSSMDELLKMQKIEANSAFVKFIKKNYEKWLTSDNHPLMSPELFKTKVFPLLDNGEKVFFILIDNFRLDQWRMIKPLLSDYFTFEEELYFSILPTATQYARNSIFSGLMPDKIASMFPDLWVDEDEEEGKNLNEAPLIQTQLDRFRKKYSFSYNKINESSFGEKIIQNFAQIENNQLNICVLNFIDMLSHARTESKMIRELASTGAAYRSLTESWFKHSSALDLFKKIAEKDFKIILTTDHGTIHVDNPIKVIGDKNTNTNLRYKVGKNLSYNPKQVYEIKNPERYGLPSPNISSTYIFATNRDFFAYPNNYNYYVSYYKDTFQHGGISMEEMMIPLVTLTKK
- a CDS encoding immunity 17 family protein, with translation MEQTGIYIVVGIFLFAGGMAIAASIANWDWFFNSKNCRMLTGTLKRNASRLLYGLLGILTWTMAGIILHDMLLK
- a CDS encoding acyltransferase family protein, translated to MDARVLSDKVPPLLKEDNNFDIIRYYLSLAVVLAHFSELSQTPKINFTSSYTAVGGFFILSGFLVFYSFLRQPDLKAYIARRVKRIFPPYMFIVVLCAFAGVFVSDYSFKEYFTSSQLYKYLAANCCFLNFLAPDLPGVFTGNHVKVVNGSLWTMKVELMLYASVPLVYWFFKRYNKLAVLIGIYVLSLVYRIVLGYMYNNSHNEIYMIFQRQVFGQFLFFYSGVFVLFYFDYFQQYIRYIFPAALLLVITGGYNPVYTYIQPACLACVILGFAYNCRWFVWMRKYDNIAYDIYLFHFPIIQLVVSLGLVRYNYWLALAVILILTIGLSLFSWNRIEKPVLKSRHH